A region from the Hippopotamus amphibius kiboko isolate mHipAmp2 chromosome 15, mHipAmp2.hap2, whole genome shotgun sequence genome encodes:
- the LOC130836372 gene encoding putative uncharacterized protein MSANTD5 — protein sequence MEKVTFQAEITTHLQEIKKVKETQEEEMPSDQCVKPWSDHEIRSFLQEWELLEGEELKKNFQLASRIIARHLKQRGIIKCRRKCLQMLINLQDLYWTIHKANQRTRSELLPCPYGAALHRILGHRGEDKDFSDPPCAKVADLPPPEYQPPTCAIPDHFEKMLWTPPHMIYIEDPQLPMWEPWNMNLPQSSPCLFPVFLPPHPGLQQQWSTFSDTESNGEITVGTWISI from the exons ATGGAG aaagTGACATTTCAGGCTGAAATTACTACACACCTCCAGGAAATAAAGAAGGTAAAAGAAACCCAGGAAGAAGAAATGCCCTCCG aCCAGTGTGTTAAACCTTGGAGTGACCATGAGATTAGGAGTTTCCTACAAGAATGGGAACTCCTTGAAGGGGAAGAGTTAAAGAAGAATTTTCAGCTAGCATCGAGGATCATTGCCAGGCATCTCAAGCAAAGGGGCATAATTAAGTGCAGgagaaaatgtctccagatgctAATAAACTTGCAGGACTTATACTGGACCATCCATAAAGCTAACCAAAGGACTAGGAGCGAACTCTTGCCATGTCCTTATGGAGCGGCCCTTCACAGGATCCTAGGACACAGAGGGGAGGACAAGGACTTCTCAG ATCCTCCCTGTGCAAAAGTGGCTGACCTCCCACCACCCGAGTATCAGCCCCCCACCTGTGCAATACCTGATCACTTTGAGAAGATGCTGTGGACTCCCCCACATATGATCTACATAGAGGATCCTCAGTTACCCATGTGGGAGCCCTGGAACATGAACCTTCCACAGTCAAGTCCATGCCTGTTTCCTGTGTTTCTTCCCCCACACCCTGGCCTCCAGCAACAGTGGTCAACTTTCTCTGACACTGAGTCAAATGGAGAAATTACAGTTGGAACCTGGATATCAATTTGA